The Salmonirosea aquatica DNA window ATTGCCAGGCGCGTGATTGCCGAATGTGCTGGTATTGCAAATGCGGAAGGTATACTGCTCACTTCAAATGATCTAGAAGAAGGTGTGTTGCAAATCAGCCGCGCATCGGATGGTCAACTTATTTCCACCTTGCAGGATATCCGCGCAGGCAGGCGAACGGAAATTGACACGCTTAATTTCGAATTAGCGGGAATGGCCGGGGAGCTGGGATTAGTGCATGACATAGAGGCAACAATGCTACTCGGCGAACTGACCCGGCTTAAAGCCGAGGTCAACTTCAAAAACCATTTAAAAACATCAAAACCTGAACAAATAGCAATGCAATGAAGACAATGCTCATAACAGGCGGAAGCCGGGGAATAGGCGCAGCGACGGCCAATCTGGCCTCTGAAAACGGTTTTGCAGTGGTCGTTAACTATCATCAGAACCAGGCGGCGGCCGAACAAGTGGTTTCGGATATTGTTGAAAAAGGCGGGAAGGCCGCTGCCATTCAAGCTGATATTTCGAAAGAAGAAGATGTTCTCCGGCTTTTCGGCGAAACCGACCGGCTTTTCGGCAGCCTTCATGCGCTGGTCAACAACGCGGGCATACTGGAACGTCAGATGCGGCTGGAAGACATGGACTTGGCCCGACTCAACCGGATTTTCACGGCCAACATCACCGGGCAGTTTCTCTGCGCCCGGGAAGCAATCAAAAGAATGTCAGTCAAGAGGGGCGGGCAGGGTGGTACGATCGTCAATGTGTCTTCAATAGCTTCCAGGACCGGCGCGCCGAATGAATACATTGATTATGCCGCTTCCAAAGGCGCCATCGATGCATTCACCCTCGGGCTTTCGAAAGAGGTAGCCGAAGAAGGTATCCGCGTCAATGCGGTGCGGCCCGCATTCATTTACACCGACATTCACGCGGCTGGGGGTGAGCCGGGGCGGGTCGATAGGATCAAGGAAAGTATCCCTCTGAAACGCGGCGGGCGGGCATCAGAAGTAGCGGAGGCAATCCTTTGGCTTTCAACAGAAAAGTCATCCTTTTCGACCGGCATTTTTATAGACGTGACCGGCGGCAGATAAGAAATGATCATTGGCCCTAAGCCTAAAGTAGCAGATCAGCGTACTTCTATTTGCATTGGTAGTCTTGGTAATACAGCATTATGCCAAAATTCCCACCTCTTTATATGTGCTACTCATGTTGATGGCGTTCAAATCAATTGCTGGATTTGCGGCGCATTGGAATAATCAATCCGGCAAATTGGAATATTGAAATCATGAATACAAGTTACTTAGCCAGCTCGATCAAACAGTTTGAGTATTATAAAATGCTCGGTGAAAAGGCGATGGCGCACTTGCCCGACGAGGCGCTTTTCTGGCAATACAACGCCGAGAGCAATAGTATAGCAGTGATCGTCAACCACATTGTCGGAAATATGCTCTCGCGTTTTACTGACTTTTTAACGACCGACGGTGAAAAACCCTGGCGAAACCGCGATGCGGAATTTGAGGACCCTTTTTCTAGCCGTGAAGAAATCCTATCGCACTGGGGAAAAGGCTGGGCCCAATTGCTAACCACCTTGCGAAACCTTCGCGACGATCAACTGGAAACGATAGTATACATCCGGAATGACGGCCACACGGTAATGGAGGCGGTCAACCGGCAGCTTGCCCATTACCCTTATCACATCGGGCAGCTCGTTTACATTGCGAAAATGGCCGCTAATGAAAATTGGGAAAGCCTTTCAATTCCCAGGAACAAATCGGGCGATTACAATACGCGGAAATTCATTCAGGAAAAATCAAGACGACATTTTACGGATGACCTTTGAAAATAACTTCATCAATAAAATAGAGCAGGAAAAAGCAATCGCCCAGTTAAAAGAATCAGGGAAAGAATTTGTTATCCTTTTCGGAAACAGCATGCTTTCAGTAGAAATATATAAGCCGCATTTAACCGACAAACAATCACCGCACGACCGTGATGAATTCTATATGGTTATTTCTGGTGAAGGAAAATTCACATTACAGAATTTAACCACCAGCTTCAAGCCGGGCGATTTTCTTTATGTCCCAAAATTCGCCGAGCACAGATTTATAGATTTCTCTGATGATTTTATTTGCTGGGTCTTTTTTATTGGACAAAAATAGCCATATCACCCGAGCTTAGCCTTCCAGTCTTTTTTCATCTGCGCATACAGCCAGCTCATTACTTTCTGCCTGCATCCCAAAGGAATGTTAAAAGCATATATATATAATCATTTGTCTTATAATTAGTTAGTCAAAGTGCGTGGCGGATATACGGCAACGGCACGGTACGCCGTCGCGGGACCACCCCAAATGTGTTAGCCACCCCGGAGTTCAGGAAAGACACGAAACTGCTCGTCTCATTCTTTCATTAGAAGGAGGTGGCTTTCTTTACATGTTATTGATAGGTGAATTAAATTGTAAACTCAGCGCAATCCGTCCTTTTCGACCCCGGCGGGGTTGCGTGTATGTAGTGCTTGGTTATCTATAAGCATTTGACCCCATCAGGGTCACAGCCTGCGGACGACTCAAAGTTTACAACTTTGTTCACTTATCAACAATTCACCTATTAAAAACGGCTCACTTTTAGTCTGCAAAAAAGTTTGTCTCACAGGCCCAGCTTCATGGCGGCGTTGTGTCGGACGACCTGCTGCATGCGGGTGTAGCGGTCGATCATCGTGCGGGTTCGGGGCCTGGCCTGCTGCATGATCAGCGAGTCGTCGGCCCCGTTCAATTTAGCAATGGTAACAAAAGAAGCCCGCAGCGAGTGGGCCGAATACCCGGCCCCAGATACGCCTTGGTGATGTGGGCCACATGCTAACCCGGGATGCGCTGGGAAAGCAGGCTATAGTCAAAGTTAGCAAAGAGTAATCGAAGGTTGTTTTCATATAAGCCCCGGCCAATGCGGCCGGGGCTTAAAGCTTATTGGACATAAAAGAATATTCACTTACACTTCAACTTACCATCTCAGTCCGCCTGCTATTGCCCCTGAGGATCATACAAATGAAGGGAATCTTTGAATTGAGCGTAAACGCGCAATTCTCGGGACGACCATTTAAATGTAGCAGCCCCTTGATTTCCCAACAATGGGTAGCAGCGTTTCTGCTTTATGAGGTAAGCGGAGTGCCAATGTCAACGGACCCGACGGCCCGTAGAACACGGCGGCTATGCACCGCACCCTGCCCAGCAGGCCGTACGATATAGCGCGGCGATGAAACCAGGACTGTAAAGCGAAACCGACTTGCGGACGGTATTTCGACGTGCCGTTCGAATAAGGCCTGTAGTGCAAAACCTGTCCACGGTCGTGTGGTTGGAAGGGGCGTGTCTTACGGCATGACCGCTAACGCTTGGCTTTCCGAAGTGGGGCGTTACCCAAGCCGCTTCCTGTGCCAGGAAACCAAACGTAGAACGAAGTTTAAAAAACCTATTACTCACACCCCACCCCACCCTTATGGATACATTTTGTTAGCCACCTTTGCCCTTCTTGTTAGCAACCTTTGCCCTTCTTCTCGCAACCTGTGGCCGGCCGACGCCTGGTCGCCCTGGTGTCGCGGAATAGAACTGTTGGCCCCACCTCCGACAAAAGCCGCCGATGACTGTTTTACCCCTTCACTCTGCCTTTAAGACTTTCACAGGTTCAATTTGCCCAGCCCGAATGGTTTGGGACAGGACAGCCAGAAGCCCGACGAGGGCAACCGAGCCAAAGCCCACGCTTATGTTTACAAGACCCAAATCAAGAGGACTGCCCATTTCCTGCCTCAGCAAATCACCCCCAAACAAGCCTGCCGGAACGCCAATGAGACCGGCAATCAGGATAAGAAGGCCGAAACTTCTGGTAACGGTCCACACCAATTCTGTGCTGGTCGCCCCCAGTACTTTCCGTATACCCAGTTCTTTGGTGCGCGTTTCTACGCAGTAACTGGCTATGCCTAAAATGCCCAGAGCAGCGATGATCATCACAATCAGGGCAGCTCCCCCAAAAATCTCCATTTCTCCACTGATTTCTCCTGAATAATGGTAGTCTTTAAAGTTATAAAGATTTGCTGTTTTCTCCGGAAAATGGTCTTTCCATACCGACTGAACGGCCTTGGTCGCTTCCATTTCGGTATTGGGTCTTAGCTTGATGGTCAGGGTGGCTATTTCATTGGGCAAATACCGGTAAATCAAAGGGATTGTTTGGCCGATAATCTCGTTGGGCATGATGCCAATGACTTGCACAGAGGCAGAGTCCAGCAAGAGGTTTTGCCCCACCAGGGCCTCCGATCGGGATGCCAGTAATTTTGCGGCAGCTTCATTCACCAACACATACTGCTCCGTACGCTGGGGCATGTTTTCAGGGAAATTCTGCCCGGCGATCAAGCGGATGCCTTCGGTTTCAATGGTTCGTGGATCAATACCGACGTAATTCATTTCCAGGGTTTTACCCTTTAGCGTTACAGAATCCTTACCCATTTTAATGGGCTCAAAGTACCAGTTGGTGGCCAAAGTCGTTTCTACCTGACTCAGCTGGTCTATCTCGTTTTGCAGGTTTTGATATTTTTCACCTTTCAAATCCAGGGCCAGAACATGGGATGGCACGGCTGAGCGGATGATGGCATTGTTTTTTATATCATAATCGGCCACCAGGACAACCAATATCATAAACAGGATGGTCACGGAAAACTGTACGACAATCAAGGCTTTGTAAACAGCGACACCCCGGAACAGCTTTACATTCTTCAATTTTCGCAAAACCTGTAGGGGCTGAAAGGCTGACAACAGCCAGGCCGGAAATGCCCCTGCGACCAGGCCGGTGATCGCTGCGTAGGCTGACAGGCACAAAACCAGGGTTATGTCCCAGGAAAATGTCACATCATCCATATCGGGTATGTAGTGGGCCAACACCGTGACACAGGGTACGGTGAACGACATAGCAACCAGGGCGACCAGGGTCGATTCCAGTAGGAATTGACCCACAATTTGTCCTCTTGTTGCGCCTATCGTTTTGCGGACACCTACTTCCTGCGCCCGGGAGAAAGCACGCGCCAAAGCCAGACTGATATAATTGAAAGCGGCCAGGAGGGTTAGAGATAGAATGATGACCAGCTGGGTTTTTACGTCTTCCCAACTAACGCCCGCATTGGGGGTATTTTTGATAGCGATTTTTCCAGGGGTGATATCTTCCAGGGGTTGTGCCCGAAATTGGAGATTGCCCTGATCCACTTTCCGGGTATAGTTCTGGAGCGTTGCATTGAGCTGTGCCAGATTGTCTCCTGATTTCAAACGGGCGTAAATGGCTGCACTCCTGAAGTCCCCCCAATCTTGTGATATGGGGCTGATTGCTCCTTTTTTTTCAAGCATTTCAGCAGAACCGATTGAAAGCATCGCCTCGATGGGCAGGTGGGTTTCCAAAGGCGGGTCCTGGATTATGCCTCCCACGGTATAGGAACCCAGGTTCTCAAACTGGACCGTCTGTCCCAAGGCATTGGTGTTGCCAAATATCTTTTCCGCTGTTCTTTCGGTTAAGAACAGGGAAGTGGGGTTATTGGTAAGGCTTTGTGCATCACCGGATAACAACCTAAAGCCAAAGACATCAAAGAAAGCAGGCTCCGAGAATTTTATGTCAACAGCCACATTACCTTTGCCGGTTTGCAGGTTATGTTTTCCGGCCAGCCGCACTTTCACCGTCTTTTCAACAAACGAGGCGCTTTCCAATTGGGACGCCAATGGTAATGGAGCGGTTGCCCATTGGGTTTGTTCCCCCTCGATGGTTTCCTGCGTGAGTATCCGCACGAGTTGATTCAATTCGGGATGGAAATGGTCAGTATCGTAAGTGGATTTCAGGCCCGTGAAAAGAATGACCCCCACCGCCATACTCAGTGACAGGCTCAGAATATTGACCAATGAGAAAAGTTTGTTTTGCCAGAGTATCCGTATGGCGATTTTCAGGTTGTTCTTTACCATGACTCCAAGTGTTGATTTTTTAATGAAAAATAGGCCAAGTACCACCGGGGGATCCCTCTCGATTCTATGGGTAACGTTGACGTCAAAATGCAACCAATCAATTGTCAATATCTTACACAGATGTCTATCAAAACCTGTCCGATTCCGGTACACCTGATGGATCGATCCGACACAGTCGGGTACATGAATGTCCTACCCACACATGGGACTACGGCACCTGCTTTCAATTCGGTGGGTGTCTGCGGTACGACAGCCCGCATTGCATGTCCAGCCACAGGAGCCGGCAGCAGGCCATCCCGACCCAAAGCCCCAGGATGTTGAGGATCAGGTTCCGCCGGGCAATCATGAGATAATTCCGATACACGGGCAAGGCTTTGGGCTGATGATGAAAAGTGCCTGACGCTCCTCACCCATCAATTCCATGCCAAGAGGCATTGCGTCCTGATATCCAGTGCATTATAAAGCAAATGTAAGATATTATTGTCCGTTACCGGACATACCTGTCCGCCGGTGGACATCGGCAGGCGTGCCGAAGGGGTCAGGCATTGGCATGAGCTAGGGCACCCGTACGCATTCCTCAAGCAAAGGGCGGACCGCAGTGGACGCTGCGCGGGTCGGGGAGCTGATCCGAAATTTTCAAACGGCGTTTTTTCACGTAAGCCATGGTGGGCTTGCAACTATGATCGCCGTATCCTTCAATCACAAGAACTGCGTAATTGTCAACCGGGCCAAGCATCCTGGATCACTAGGAGGATACATTCAGGTTCTCCACCGGATTGGCATTGGCCGCTTTCAGGGTTTGCGACAAAATGGTCGTAAGGCCCAAACCCATCATGATTGCCAGACTTACGGCTACTTCCAGCAGTCCAATCTCCATACTGTAATGCTGGGTGTTGCCCAACAAGTGGTTGAACAGGAAGTAAACCACGGGGATAGTGATCACGCTGGCGACAACCATCAGAATCACGAAATCTTTTGATAACAGCAGGACAAGGCTTTCGGAGGTCGCCCCCATTACTTTTCGGATGCTGATCTCTTTAAGGCGTCTTTTGGTGGTGAAGGTAACCATGCCCAACAAGCCCAGGCAGGCCACGGTGATCGCCAGCAGGCCCAGGAAACTCCATAGCTTCATAATTACGATGTAGAAACTGTAAGCATCCCTGACCTCCTCGGAGAGCAGCCGGGCGGTGAACCGGCCCTGACCGCCGACCTTCTTCCAGAGCCTCTCCATCGCCGTGAGCCCGCCGACTACATCCCTGGTTTCCATTTTAAGATTGGCATACCTGAAACTACCGGGATTATATTCAAGATAGAAAGGCCCAATGGCTTCCTTGAGATCGGAGTAGTGGAAATTTTTCAGGATGCCGGCGATTTGTACCTCCCGTCCGTCCGGCAGGACGAACGACCTGCCCGTGGCGGCCCATGGATTTTTCAATTCCAGCTTTTTGGCAAACTCTTCATTTACCACAATGAGCCGCGTATTCTCCGGGGCGTTGGCCGTGAAATTCCTCCCCGCCAGCAGCTCCAGCCCCATGTTTGGAATGAAAGCCTCGTCCACCGACATGGAGGACGTCTCCACCGAGTCCACCTGATGGGAAATTTTGATGAAGTGTTCCGGAGCGGAGCCCACACCCAGAATATGCGACGAGGCAGATATGCGCTGCACGGAGGAAAGTTTCCCGTACTCGTTCTTAAATATCTGGGGATCGACATTCTGCAGCTCCACATCGAGGACGTTCTGCTGTTCGAACCCCAGGTCGTAGCTCACTGAGTACTGGTATTGCCGCATCATGATGACCACGGCCATGATGAAGCCCAGCGAAAGCATGAACTGGGTGGCCAGGACGATCTTGCGGAAGTACGAGCGGCGGCTTGTCTTCAGCTCTTTGCCTTTCAATGCACCGATGGGCGAGATCCTGGAGAAGTAAACCGCCGGGACTACCCCTGCGGCCACCCCCACCAGGAGGGCGAACAGGAGGAAGCCCGCGAAGGTGGCCAAGGTAGGGGTCAGATCCATGGGGGAGGTTTCCACCATCTGATGCAACAGATCCACCCGTACCAACTCGAAGACGGGATAGGACAGCACAAGGGCGAGCAAAACGATCAGGGTCGACTCCACGATGAATTGCAGGATGATCTGCTTCTTTTGGCCGCCCATCACCTTCCTCACCCCGATCTCCTTCATGCGCTCGAGGGATTGTGAAATGGACAGGCTGACGTAATTGGAACAGGCCGGCACCAGGACGATCAGGGTCATCAGGCCCACCAGGAAAAGCCCCAGGTACCCCCAATTGGGTCCGATCTGGTCATACAGCTCGGGACCGGGCACAATATCGTCCAGGGCCTGGAGCTTGAAAGAGGCCTTGTTCTTCTCTTTCCCGTATTTCTGTTCCGCCACTTCGTCCAGGGAACGCTGGATGCTGGCGGGGTCAGTGCCTTGGGAAAGAAGCATGTAGACATAGGAATTCGAAAACGATTTCCATCCCCCTTCCCCAGGCAGGGAAGCAGCCCGGGTATGGGACGCCAGGGTGGCGTACGAGGCGATGGCGCCAAACTGCATGTGCGAGTTTTCCGGTACGTCTTTGAGAATGCCGCTGATCATGAAATCCCCCTCCCCTTCCAGGTGGATGATTTCGCCCATGGCACCATTTCTGCCGAATATCTTAGTGGCCTCGCTTTCCGTGATGACAAGGCTGTTCGGTTTAGAAAGCGCGGTTGTTCTGTTACCCTCCAATAAAGGGAAGTTAAAGACTTCCAGGAACTCGGGATCGGCGAAATACCCATACAGGGGAATCTTCTTTTCCCCGTAAACGGCATCCCCTCCCAGGGAACCCTGGATACGGACCACTTTTTCCACGCCCGCAATGTCATCCCTGAGCTTTTGGGCCAAGCCCACCGGAGCGGACGCGTAGTGTGGGTTTTCCTCACGGTCGTGCACCTGCGTCGTCACCCGGTGGATCCGGTCTGTGTGGGGATGGAAATCGTCGTAGCGGGAAAGGAAAACCAGCAGCGCGACGAACAGC harbors:
- a CDS encoding SDR family oxidoreductase, with translation MKTMLITGGSRGIGAATANLASENGFAVVVNYHQNQAAAEQVVSDIVEKGGKAAAIQADISKEEDVLRLFGETDRLFGSLHALVNNAGILERQMRLEDMDLARLNRIFTANITGQFLCAREAIKRMSVKRGGQGGTIVNVSSIASRTGAPNEYIDYAASKGAIDAFTLGLSKEVAEEGIRVNAVRPAFIYTDIHAAGGEPGRVDRIKESIPLKRGGRASEVAEAILWLSTEKSSFSTGIFIDVTGGR
- a CDS encoding DUF1572 family protein encodes the protein MNTSYLASSIKQFEYYKMLGEKAMAHLPDEALFWQYNAESNSIAVIVNHIVGNMLSRFTDFLTTDGEKPWRNRDAEFEDPFSSREEILSHWGKGWAQLLTTLRNLRDDQLETIVYIRNDGHTVMEAVNRQLAHYPYHIGQLVYIAKMAANENWESLSIPRNKSGDYNTRKFIQEKSRRHFTDDL
- a CDS encoding cupin domain-containing protein — its product is MTFENNFINKIEQEKAIAQLKESGKEFVILFGNSMLSVEIYKPHLTDKQSPHDRDEFYMVISGEGKFTLQNLTTSFKPGDFLYVPKFAEHRFIDFSDDFICWVFFIGQK
- a CDS encoding ABC transporter permease, giving the protein MVKNNLKIAIRILWQNKLFSLVNILSLSLSMAVGVILFTGLKSTYDTDHFHPELNQLVRILTQETIEGEQTQWATAPLPLASQLESASFVEKTVKVRLAGKHNLQTGKGNVAVDIKFSEPAFFDVFGFRLLSGDAQSLTNNPTSLFLTERTAEKIFGNTNALGQTVQFENLGSYTVGGIIQDPPLETHLPIEAMLSIGSAEMLEKKGAISPISQDWGDFRSAAIYARLKSGDNLAQLNATLQNYTRKVDQGNLQFRAQPLEDITPGKIAIKNTPNAGVSWEDVKTQLVIILSLTLLAAFNYISLALARAFSRAQEVGVRKTIGATRGQIVGQFLLESTLVALVAMSFTVPCVTVLAHYIPDMDDVTFSWDITLVLCLSAYAAITGLVAGAFPAWLLSAFQPLQVLRKLKNVKLFRGVAVYKALIVVQFSVTILFMILVVLVADYDIKNNAIIRSAVPSHVLALDLKGEKYQNLQNEIDQLSQVETTLATNWYFEPIKMGKDSVTLKGKTLEMNYVGIDPRTIETEGIRLIAGQNFPENMPQRTEQYVLVNEAAAKLLASRSEALVGQNLLLDSASVQVIGIMPNEIIGQTIPLIYRYLPNEIATLTIKLRPNTEMEATKAVQSVWKDHFPEKTANLYNFKDYHYSGEISGEMEIFGGAALIVMIIAALGILGIASYCVETRTKELGIRKVLGATSTELVWTVTRSFGLLILIAGLIGVPAGLFGGDLLRQEMGSPLDLGLVNISVGFGSVALVGLLAVLSQTIRAGQIEPVKVLKAE
- a CDS encoding ABC transporter permease, with the translated sequence MLRNFIKTALRNLAKNRFFTLLNVIGLALGMSVSLLFVALLVFLSRYDDFHPHTDRIHRVTTQVHDREENPHYASAPVGLAQKLRDDIAGVEKVVRIQGSLGGDAVYGEKKIPLYGYFADPEFLEVFNFPLLEGNRTTALSKPNSLVITESEATKIFGRNGAMGEIIHLEGEGDFMISGILKDVPENSHMQFGAIASYATLASHTRAASLPGEGGWKSFSNSYVYMLLSQGTDPASIQRSLDEVAEQKYGKEKNKASFKLQALDDIVPGPELYDQIGPNWGYLGLFLVGLMTLIVLVPACSNYVSLSISQSLERMKEIGVRKVMGGQKKQIILQFIVESTLIVLLALVLSYPVFELVRVDLLHQMVETSPMDLTPTLATFAGFLLFALLVGVAAGVVPAVYFSRISPIGALKGKELKTSRRSYFRKIVLATQFMLSLGFIMAVVIMMRQYQYSVSYDLGFEQQNVLDVELQNVDPQIFKNEYGKLSSVQRISASSHILGVGSAPEHFIKISHQVDSVETSSMSVDEAFIPNMGLELLAGRNFTANAPENTRLIVVNEEFAKKLELKNPWAATGRSFVLPDGREVQIAGILKNFHYSDLKEAIGPFYLEYNPGSFRYANLKMETRDVVGGLTAMERLWKKVGGQGRFTARLLSEEVRDAYSFYIVIMKLWSFLGLLAITVACLGLLGMVTFTTKRRLKEISIRKVMGATSESLVLLLSKDFVILMVVASVITIPVVYFLFNHLLGNTQHYSMEIGLLEVAVSLAIMMGLGLTTILSQTLKAANANPVENLNVSS